The window gcctagcacagtgtctggcacatcaCATGAGAACTCAGCAGTTTCTCCCACTGGGCCCAAACTTTCCAGCCAGAACAAAGCACTCCCAGCCAGGGCCTAATCCATCAGCCTTGCCCCTGGTAGCTCCATGCCTGTAGCCCAGGTTCTGTGAAAGCCTGCCACTGCCTGGCAGAAGGCCCCCAAACGCCCCTTCCTCTGTGACACTTTTCAGCGGTCCTCAGCTCTTCCTGGCCAATAGTTCTTCCTAACCTGACTCATTTCCCTCTAGTCAGAACAGAaatcctttctcccacagacttaATCCTTTACTGAGCCCTGTTGATTCCACCTCCAGAAAGCACAGGACTCTGGAATCAGACCGGAATTCTGGCTCCACCGCTCACCATTGGTATAACCTTGAACAAGTACTATAACCTCTCAAATCTTGGCTCAGCCATATATTGATTGCGTGACATTGAGCAGATTCCttgacctctctgaacctcagttttctcatctataaaatgaggataataatagtacttatgttttagggttgttgtaaggattaaatgagttaatatgtgtaaagtgcctggcacttagAAGGTGCCAAGGATTATAAAATGTATGGTTTTTGGGCAAGATTTTTAACCACTCTAAGCTTCGGTTTCCCTAACTGTACCTATCCCTCAGGGTTGTTGTGTTAAAGATGTTAACCCATGCATGGTTCCTAGCCAAGCACAGGTCCATAGTAAGAATTTGATAGTTATCAGCTGTTATAGCTATTATCTTCCTAGTCACTCAGTTGCCTAGTCTCCTCTGAACAGGGAAAGCCCCCTATCCCACCCCAGTGGGTGTTAGCATTCCCCATGCATCATCCCCTTCCTTCAACTACGCCTTTGCCTGGGCAGCTAATGAGCATTTTGTCTTCTTTCCTCCTTAGTCCCTTGCTGTAAAATGGTGGCCTAAGTTCACTGTTTTGACCTGTCAGTGGCCTCATGTTGGTTACTGTATTTCTGGTTTACCCCCAGCTGGCAGGGCCTGTAGCAACCTCTATACAAGCAGACAAATCCAGGTGCAAAAACTCAGCAACGAGTGAGTGCTCAGTAAGCGGTAGTGACAATACTCACTCTTTGCCAGGCACTTGTTTGTTATTCATCTAACATGCTTTATCTCATATGGCAATCACAACAATCCTATCCTCATTATCCCTGTttgtggatgagaaaactgagagttAGCAAGGCTTTAGCGCCTAGATTTGAGTATGTGCACTGAGGTTGCTACAAGCCCTGGCAACTAGGGGTACACAAAAACTACACTAACCAACATGAGGCCAGTGACAGGTCAAAAGAGTGAACTCAGGCCACCTAACGAATTTGTTTGGTGAGAAGGATTAGCAACCATTTTACAACAGGGGACTGAGGGAAAAAGGAGACGAAATGCCCAATACATAACTGGgtggtgggggtgagggtggcgGTAATACCCACTGAGGTGAGGAAAGAAGCTTTCTCTGCCCAAAGACAGAGGAGAATAGGCAACTACTTTAATGAGCATGGAGGGGAGGgctatgcgtgtgtgtgtgtgtgtgtgtgtgtgtgtgtgtgtgtgtgtgtgtataaggagCAGTGAGAGGGCTGAGGGAGCAGAGAGCCAGCTTTAACACAGGAGGTGAGTGGGCCTATAGATACAGCCAGTATGTAGCAGatatgggatttgaacccaggtacaTGCCTTTTACACATCTGCCTGCAAAGCCTAGCTATTAATCATTACAATattaatgcctggcacacagtatgaTTCATACTGCTGCCTTTTTCTGGACAGTTTTCTCCATCTATCTctacctgtcttggaagaagtacaaccagaatgctcattggaaacaaagatggcaagactgcatctcacaaactttggacatgttagcaggagagaccagtctctggagaagtacatcatgtttggtaaggtagagggtcaaagaaaaagagtacgaccctcaatgaggtggattgacacagtggctgcaacaacgggctcaagcataacaattgtgaggatggtgcaggcgctggcagtgtttcgttctgttgtacatggggttgccatcagttggaaccaactctgtgGCACCTAGCAACGACATCTCTACCTGTGCCTCTACCTCAAGGCCCAGCTCAAATGCAGCCTCGCCCTCAACAGATGCGCTCACTCCCTGTTACTATGGGGTGGGGGACATGTGGGACATCAGTGCTGGGGTGGAGCTAGAAGAAGGACTCTGAGTTTTGCAGAGATTTGCTCCTAAGTTTGTGCACTGGAGTTGAATTTGCTACAAGGGCAAAACATAACAAATTTGCTATAAGgcaaaacataacaaaacaactCATAATGGGCTCTGATTAGTCAGAACAGTGAATTCCAATCACTTAGCAACAGTGTTTGGGGAGGAGGACTGCAAGCCATTTCAGGGCAGGAGACTGGGAGGAAAGAGAGACAAAATGTCTGCCCACTAAACAACTGTACGTGTGAATTAAGGGGTGGTTGGGAGTTTGGGAAGTGAGAAGAGTTCATTCTGAGTTAAGAGTTTTAGGGCCTTTAAACCTCTGGGGATTTAGGGTTTGTAAATCTGTACCATATGATGCCCTAAAAACAAAGATATTGGGATTCCAAGGATTTTAAGCCCTGTGTTTTTTAACCTATGGTATAAGGACTTAAGCAATTTTTGAGCTTTGAAATGCTGGGAGCCTAGGACCCCAAGCCAAGGATTTTAAATAGGACACTGGACATGTTAAAATACTAAGCTCCCTTTGACTTCAAATACATCTACATTTAACCCTTGAGATAGTAGTTTCCAAATTGTCTTTCCCTCAACCTGAGGATCTCTAAAGGTGCCTCACAGAAGGGGGTGGAGAGAGTTTGCAAGATAGAGGACACCAGGGTAGGAATTCTGGGGTCCTCATTATGGCTTCCACCAGAGAAACTccatttttatttgatttataTATTGAGCTTCTGTATTCAAATTAATTCAAAAGAAAAGTTTTCCTaccaaagcacaaaaaaaataagtTGTAACGGTTCTGTCCTAGAGAAAAGGGACATGAAGCCTATGAATGTAGAGTGGTCCAGGAAGCCACACTCggcctcttttttgtttgttttgatttgtttcgAATGGGGACAAACACCAATAAAGATACTTTGACTGGTAAACCCTCAAATGATGTCAGAGAAATCAGGTGGAGATAGCTGAGTAAATCAGTCATTTAGTTGACTGTAGCCTACAAGCTCATTTCTGCTATAAAATCAAAAACTGCAgctactattactactactacgACTATGATTATGACTAATACCATTTATCAAGTGATTTTACTATGTCCCAGGGGctgtgctaagtactttacaCTTTTTTTATTGACTCCTCGCAACCCTGAAAGGAGATATcattattatccacattttacagacaAAAAGACTGGGGTTCAGATAGGATAAGTAACTTGCACAAGGCCATACAGCTAGCAAATGATAGATCCCACTTTACTTGCAAGCAGAGCCACAGACTGAAATAAAGGAATGAAAATGGTCACAGGTCAACTGCCTGGCAGCCTTAGTTTAGGAACAATCTTAAATTTGACCAATAGATGGCACCAGTGAGTTTGGTGGCCCCCTCAAGGCTGTGTCCCAGTTCATGGAAGTCCCAACTAGGGCTCAGAACTGAAGCAGCCCTTCTTAAGTTGAGGgaacaaggaaagaaagaaagccatCATTTTGCTCCTGAATAATATGACGTTGCCCTGCCCTGTTGGTAGTTGAGGAAAGATACATGAAAGCCAGCAGGTAGGGGGATAGAGGTGGTTCTGCCAAGAACTGCTTTAAGAAGACTTGGGaatctttttctttcagtatttactgagcacctcctCTGTGCTAGGCAGTCTGCTGTGCGATGAAGACACGCAGGTGTATCAGACACAGCCCCCATCTTACTGCTTAAGAAAGGAGGTAGATGGGAGATAGGGGAAGCACTGGATGTATGAGGGCACCTAACCtgaacttaaggagccctggtggtgcaatgattacacactcggctgctaacttaaCAGTCGGAGATTTGAATGCACCAGCAACTCCTCCAGAGAAAAGAACTAACaatctgctctcttaaagattttagcctggaaaactctatggggcagttctactctgtcacatggggtggttatgagtctgaatagactcgacatcacctaacaaaaacaacaaacctgCACTTGGGGGTCTAGGGAGGCTTCCCATTGGAGAGGTGTCTGAACTAGTTCAATTGGATAAAAGAGAGTTTACTAGGCATGCAAAAGTGGaaaggcattccagacagaggtaATAGCATGTTCAAAGACATGCAGGTATAAGACAGCATGACACATTCAAGGACAGGCAGCATAGATTTCAAGTGTTGAGAGATGAGTCTGAAGAGACGGACAAGAACCAGATGATTGGAAGGCCTATAATACCAATTTAAGGACTTGATTTTATGGATATATAACACTTTATATGTCTGTATACATGTGTATTTTTCTGAGGAGAAGAGTCATAGATTCTCAAGAGGATCTgtgaccaattaaaaaaaaaagttaagtacaACCGTAGGTGAGGTAATGGAAAGTTATGGTTGGGCACTAAGCAGGGGCAGCACATTGTCTGATCTGGTGGCCAGTGTGGAAGGTTAATTACGAAGGGACATGCTGGACGCAAGAAAAATTAGTCGAGGTGTAATTGGGTCAGGGGTAGGTATGAGGGCCTGAGCTGGGGTAGGTGCAATGGGCACTGAGGAGGTAAAATTGATAGGACTTAGTagtctcccagcctccctccccacatacacacactcatctCCAAGGTTCAGCCGAGGCTGCACCTCTCACCATCACCTTATGTCCCCTATCCCAGCTCTCagctttcaagctgccctttggggGCCTTTTCGTTCCCTTCCCATGCTGTCCTTGAAGTTTAGTCAAGCCTGATTTCACAAGTTGACAGAGAGGGCCTGGCCCCATGCTGGCCCCTCAGCCCTACATCTCCACGGAGAAAACTATCAACTGACCTCAAGTAGAACAATAAATTGGCCTTGAGCTGGGCTCTGACCTTCTGCTCATGGCTTCACAACATGGGCAGAGTTAAGAAATCAGTGCAGTTCCAGGAAAAAGGTGAACACCATCCAGTTTATTTTTCTCctgatttcatctcatgccaACACACAGGCCTCAGAGGATAGCAGGAAATATGGGGGGTCCCCAGAGCAGGCTGATTCACTAGATGTCCCCTTCCTTTCCTATAAGGCTCATCAGAAAGGCACCACAATTGTGCACAGATCTGGTGTTTGTACCCCCGGAGACAAAGCCAGACATCTGGCTTTCCATGGGGAGACAGGATTATGTGCTGCCTGGAAAGCTGGGGAGTCAAAGGGCTGTAAAGAGTGACTGCTTCCCTCTCCACAAGATTGCCCTATCCTGCTCTGCCTCCTGGGGGCTTTGGAAAACAGCTCTTTCTTCCACCAAAGTTCCTAGGACCCTCCCATTGTCAACACAACAGTAGCCTAGGCAATGAGATATCCAGAGGCCTGGACTCAGTACAGTAGGGTAAAGCCAGGGTGAGCTGGCAGCTCAAAGACCCAACTTTCAGTCCAGGGAGCTGTGCCTGGAGACTCCTGCCTAATCAAGGCTCATGGAGCCTTGCCAGGGGTATTGAACCCCATCAGACTCTGACCAGTTCAGTTTAGACAGGTCGGAGGTGAGGAAAGGGGATGAGCTGTTGCCCTGCGAGGTACTGACGCTAGCACTCTCACACACTCTTctgccttctctttctcctcctcttcttcatcctcttcttcttcctcctccttctcatcTTCACTGTCTGAATCCTCATACAGGTTGATGGTTGCCTGGACAGGGAAGTTCTGCAGTAGAATCTCCCCATCACTGTACAGGTAGTCAAAGGAGCGAGACTTAGGCCAGAAGAGCCTGTGGACAGAGAAGAAAAATGGCCCCGAACTTAGGTCTTATCTGTGCAAAGAGGCTAATAGGGCCAAGAAGGATGCCAGCCCCTGAATTCCTTCTCTTAGCTGCAGGAATGAAGTCCAAGGagaaggaagacagagagagcTTTGTAACTAACAGCCTTCTAAATTGTTACAAAATGGCCCTAGGCAGAAAAATAGCCCCCAGTAAGCCTACCTTTGTGGGAGGCCTCAGCCCCCCAGCATCCATCAAGTCTGGCACTGACACCGCCCCCCGACCCCAGGAGGCCTCTGGCCAAGAACTCTCTAGTGCTGTGTCCCATCTCCTTTTTCTACTAAGGCTTCCTTCACTGACCTCTCCATAGAGGCTCATTCTTAGGGGTCCTTGACAATGCCCCCAGGGAAGGCAAActtggtcaagttacttaacccctctgggcttcagtttcctaggctataaaacAATGGATCATAGCAGTGCCTCCCTCCTCCTGCTTCGCAGGACTATTCTGAGGATTAAAAGAACTAATGGGTCTGTGTCAAGTTCTGAGCTTGGTGCCAGAAGCTTACCTGACGGGGTGATGGAATTTGGAGTCAGCCTTGGTGACCTCAGCAGCTGTTGCCCCACCAGTGTGCTGCCCAAAGCAAAAGATAGCATGTTGGCTCAAAGTACATGGCCAGATAATTACCTCCACCATATCAGAGATCAGAAACCTGCCGGTAAGATGATCTAGAAGAGACCTTAGACATTGCTGGGGTTCAGCCCCTCCGCGCCCCAACAATGGGGCGTCTTTCTTCGTTCTGATTGAAAAATAAGTAGAGTCCtgggggttgtttgttttcttccccCTGTCCCAACATCTTTTTGGAGGCTGTCCGAGGCACAGAGTTCTACTAGAGCAGCAAAGATTCAGGAGAAAGAATATTGGGGCTGGGCACCAGGAGACTAGGGTTCTAGCACCAGATTCACCACAGACTGGCTGTGAGACCTGTCCAAATCCCTTTCCTACTGAGTCTAAGCCTCTTCCTCTTTCAAATTGCCTCAGAAACTTGGGCCTGCCCTCCTCCAAGAAATGTTGTGAAAATCAAAAATGAGCAAggctgtgaagctgctttcccacatCTGCAGCTCTGGATCGAGGCCAGGACCTCTCTGGGAAGAGACATGGTTAGTGGGAATGCCTGCAGTTGTGTGTGCACCTGAACACATGCAATGGGGGCTCAAACTCACCAACTCcatcagtttcctcacctgcctTGGGAGGTCACTTGTGGGGAACAGCCAAGGCCTCCAAAGACAAGTTCCTCTAGGACAAAGAGGAAAGACCAGTCAGTGGAAGAAGAGACTGGAACTTGAGCTTCCTGAGATAACAAAAGAGTCCTCCAGGAAGTGTGGCTCAAGTGCTATCTACTCCAAGAAGCCTTTTCTCATGCCCCTGAGCCCAGATGGGGCAAGTGCCCCTCCTCTCTTCTTCAACAATCATACCATTGTTCTGTCCTTATCACACTGCTTTGTAACTGTCTGTTTACTTCTCTTTAAGCTTCTTAAGGCAGGGAGTTATGTTTGATCATATCTGAATTCCCAACACCTAGCACATTGCCTGGTATACTGTAGTtgttcagtaaatgtttaatGAATCAATGGGGTTTAGGTAGATAAATATCTTGTCCCCTAACTCCTCCCACACAGAGCAGAGCTCAGAGCCTTACCATCTTCCTGGGCCAGAAAGATTCCTGATCCCACTGCTTCCCCACTAGACTTCCAGAGGTCAAAAAATGCAAATGGAAATCTTCTAGTGTGGTCAGAAAAGAGACAATGGCCCAGTCAAAGCCTCTTTGGACTTTGGCCCTCTTCtacccccctacccccaccctgaccttttggttagcagccatagcacttaaccactatgccaccagggctcccctctgaAGTCTAGGTAGCGTTCAACTCAAGTATCACAGCTACCTCCCCTGTGCCCCTCAGAG is drawn from Loxodonta africana isolate mLoxAfr1 chromosome X, mLoxAfr1.hap2, whole genome shotgun sequence and contains these coding sequences:
- the RIPPLY1 gene encoding protein ripply1, with the translated sequence MDPATPVAAASAPALALAKAPAQDPLAFPGLLSPLPLLLSGQEVHRSERGTCLWRPWLFPTSDLPRQVRKLMELHTGGATAAEVTKADSKFHHPVRLFWPKSRSFDYLYSDGEILLQNFPVQATINLYEDSDSEDEKEEEEEEDEEEEEKEKAEECVRVLASVPRRATAHPLSSPPTCLN